The Sphingobacterium bambusae genome includes a window with the following:
- a CDS encoding SusC/RagA family TonB-linked outer membrane protein — translation MKTCKMLKRRLGVLLFLMTMSCCLAVAQNVTVTGKVSSGALPIQGVTVAVLGTETRAITDEQGSYRINATASSTLVFSSVGYLRQEISLTGKPVAAGSINLPVVLEVDDSVIEDVVVTGFGQREKRASVVGSITTINPKELKGPTSNLTTMLAGRVAGMIAFQRSGEPGSDNANFFIRGLGTFGTGKQDPLILIDNVESTPTDMARLQPDDIASFSVLRDANAAAMYGARGANGVVLVTTKLGAEGSTKFEFRTENNISTNTRNFRFADNITYMEMANEAYLTRPVDAASGQGLPYWQSKIDHTKAGDNPLLYPNNNWIDQLIKDYTLNQRNNLNISGGGAKARYYLAGTYNIDNGILKVDGINNFNNNIKLKNYSVRSNVDINFTPSTTGIVRVYAQFDDYTGPIGGFDSNGNRINGGAVTFRRAIWSNPVMFPAVYPSSYLPYMNHPLFGNAINRNGGLFVNPYAEMVRGYQEYNTSTIMPQIELRQNLDAILPGLNFTAMTYLKRYAYFEVSRAYNPFYYTGSSSPSGDLSLRVMNDGGLGSIGLVGTEYLNYAESGKEVNSMFYAHGIANYSHAFGKHNVAGTVIGLIQNSLNGNAGSLQLSLPARNIGVSGRFTYNFDDRYIAEFNFGYNGSERFARDRRMGFFPSFGLSYNISNESFFEPLRDVVNNLKIRATHGYAGNDQIGRSQDRFFYLSEVNMNAPELSFGELSGYRRPTVAVTRYANDGITWERSKQTNLGLDFSLFNAFEVNVDVYRQIRSNILTARSYIPSTMGLRANIVANTNKAESKGVDLTVNYNKSFNSGWYLQGRGTMTYAVSKRLIVDEPAYTEPWRYTVGTSAAQEFGYIAERLFVDDQETLNSPVQFGTPGLEYLGGDIKYRDLNGDGQITDLDRVAIGYPTTPEMIYGFGGTVGGKGVDFSFYFQGSARSSFFINSENISPFYLNGGSQNGLLQAVADSYWSEDNRDLYAFWPRLSEGVVANNNQRSTWWMRDGAFLRLKTVELGYTFKQSLMDRIRAKNLRIYANGMNLFAISRFKMWDVEMGGNGIGYPIQAAYNIGLQLGF, via the coding sequence ATGAAAACATGTAAAATGCTTAAAAGGCGTCTAGGGGTGCTTCTATTCCTGATGACCATGAGTTGTTGCTTGGCCGTTGCTCAAAATGTCACTGTGACAGGGAAAGTATCGAGTGGAGCCTTGCCAATTCAGGGTGTCACAGTGGCTGTTTTGGGTACTGAGACAAGGGCTATCACGGATGAACAAGGATCCTATCGAATCAATGCTACAGCATCTTCAACATTGGTGTTCAGTAGTGTCGGTTATTTGCGGCAGGAAATATCCTTGACGGGTAAACCAGTCGCTGCAGGATCCATTAACTTACCTGTTGTGCTTGAAGTAGATGACAGTGTAATCGAAGATGTGGTTGTTACCGGTTTTGGACAGCGTGAGAAGAGGGCATCAGTCGTTGGGTCTATCACCACAATTAATCCGAAGGAACTAAAGGGACCAACCAGTAATTTAACGACTATGCTCGCCGGTCGTGTTGCAGGGATGATCGCTTTTCAACGTAGTGGTGAACCCGGATCGGATAACGCAAATTTCTTTATCCGTGGTTTAGGGACTTTTGGTACGGGAAAACAGGATCCACTAATCTTAATCGATAACGTGGAATCTACACCTACAGATATGGCTCGTTTGCAACCCGATGATATTGCGAGTTTTTCTGTGCTACGTGATGCCAACGCGGCTGCGATGTACGGTGCACGTGGAGCAAATGGAGTGGTATTGGTTACCACAAAGCTGGGTGCGGAAGGGAGTACTAAGTTTGAGTTTCGTACCGAAAATAACATTTCGACCAATACAAGGAATTTTCGATTTGCAGACAATATTACCTATATGGAAATGGCCAATGAGGCCTATTTGACACGGCCAGTGGATGCGGCTAGTGGGCAGGGGTTACCGTATTGGCAAAGCAAGATAGATCATACGAAGGCAGGCGATAATCCTTTGCTGTATCCTAATAATAACTGGATCGACCAGCTAATAAAGGATTATACGTTAAATCAAAGAAACAACCTAAACATCTCTGGAGGAGGCGCGAAAGCAAGATATTATTTGGCAGGAACGTATAATATCGATAACGGAATTCTAAAGGTGGATGGTATCAATAACTTTAATAATAATATAAAGTTGAAGAACTATTCCGTTCGTTCTAACGTTGATATCAATTTTACACCTTCCACTACAGGTATCGTGCGTGTCTACGCACAATTTGATGACTATACCGGTCCGATTGGCGGTTTCGACAGCAATGGTAATAGGATAAACGGAGGAGCGGTGACATTTCGCAGAGCGATATGGTCAAATCCGGTCATGTTTCCTGCTGTTTACCCGTCTTCTTATTTACCCTATATGAACCATCCATTGTTCGGTAATGCTATCAATCGCAATGGAGGTTTGTTCGTAAACCCTTATGCAGAGATGGTTCGTGGTTATCAAGAGTACAACACCTCTACCATCATGCCGCAAATAGAACTTCGGCAAAATCTTGACGCAATTTTACCGGGCTTGAATTTTACTGCAATGACTTACCTAAAACGGTATGCATATTTCGAGGTAAGTCGTGCCTATAATCCTTTTTATTATACCGGATCATCAAGTCCTAGCGGAGACTTGAGTTTGCGTGTTATGAACGATGGTGGTTTGGGATCCATTGGTTTGGTCGGAACCGAGTATCTTAATTATGCGGAGTCTGGAAAAGAAGTGAACTCCATGTTCTACGCGCACGGTATTGCAAACTATAGCCATGCTTTCGGTAAACATAACGTAGCCGGCACGGTTATCGGATTGATACAAAACTCGCTCAATGGAAATGCAGGAAGCTTGCAGTTGTCGTTGCCCGCCAGAAACATTGGCGTATCAGGTCGTTTTACGTACAATTTTGATGATCGTTATATCGCTGAGTTTAATTTCGGTTACAATGGTTCCGAGCGTTTCGCACGCGACCGTAGGATGGGCTTCTTTCCCTCTTTTGGATTGTCTTACAATATTTCAAATGAGTCCTTCTTTGAACCGTTGCGTGATGTCGTTAACAATTTGAAAATTAGGGCCACACATGGTTATGCCGGTAACGATCAAATTGGCCGTTCGCAGGATCGTTTTTTCTATCTCTCGGAGGTCAATATGAATGCCCCCGAGCTTAGTTTTGGTGAGCTTAGCGGTTATCGCCGCCCTACCGTCGCTGTGACACGATATGCCAATGATGGCATTACGTGGGAGCGATCCAAACAAACCAACTTGGGATTGGACTTTAGCTTGTTCAATGCCTTTGAAGTGAATGTGGATGTCTACAGACAGATTCGAAGTAATATCCTAACCGCACGTTCTTATATCCCGAGCACGATGGGACTGCGCGCAAATATTGTCGCAAATACCAACAAGGCAGAAAGTAAAGGAGTGGATTTGACCGTGAATTACAACAAAAGCTTTAACAGTGGTTGGTATCTGCAAGGCCGTGGAACTATGACCTATGCTGTAAGTAAGCGACTGATTGTCGATGAACCTGCTTACACGGAACCTTGGCGATATACCGTAGGAACATCTGCTGCACAGGAGTTTGGCTACATTGCGGAGCGTCTATTCGTCGATGATCAGGAAACACTAAATTCTCCTGTTCAATTTGGTACACCAGGACTGGAATACCTAGGTGGTGACATTAAGTATCGTGATTTAAATGGCGACGGGCAGATTACCGATCTTGATAGAGTAGCCATTGGCTATCCGACGACACCGGAAATGATCTATGGCTTTGGCGGAACAGTAGGCGGAAAAGGCGTTGATTTTAGCTTCTACTTCCAAGGTTCGGCGCGCTCTTCTTTCTTCATCAATTCGGAAAATATTTCTCCCTTCTATTTAAACGGCGGATCGCAGAATGGTTTGCTGCAAGCAGTGGCCGATAGCTACTGGAGTGAAGACAATCGCGACCTCTACGCCTTCTGGCCGAGACTGAGCGAGGGCGTGGTGGCCAACAACAACCAACGGTCTACATGGTGGATGCGGGATGGCGCCTTCCTTCGCTTGAAAACAGTGGAATTAGGGTATACCTTCAAACAAAGCCTGATGGATCGCATCCGGGCAAAAAATCTACGCATTTACGCCAATGGCATGAACCTGTTTGCGATTAGTCGCTTCAAAATGTGGGATGTGGAAATGGGTGGAAATGGTATTGGCTACCCGATTCAGGCTGCCTACAATATCGGCTTACAGTTGGGATTCTAG